The following nucleotide sequence is from Pseudomonas sessilinigenes.
GGTGACCGACGCCGAGAAGGCCCGGGAAAACGTCGAGAAGATCACTCGCTCGACCTCGGGCGTTGCGCAGTGCCCGGTGGGGCGGCTGCCCTACGAGGGGCTGGAGAAAGAGGCCTGACCTGCGCTGCAGGTTGAGCGGCGGGCTGCTGCCGGGCGGCCCGCGTCCTTTTCTTCCCAGCGCAAGATGGAGTCATTCCCATGCCCTTCCTGACCGACATGCTGGAGCAGTCGCAGCGTCGCCAGGCCCAGGACCAGGCCCTGGCCAGCGAGAACCGCGCCGATGCGCCGCTGGCCCAGGCCCACCTGGCCAGCCAGGCGGCGCTGCACAGCCGTTACCGTTTCGATATCGAGGCCATCATGGCCAGTTTGCGCGCCGAGATCCTCGGCCAGGACCAAGCCTTGCGCAGTGTCCAGGACATGCTCCGGGTGGTGCGCGCAGACATCACCGATCCACGCCGCCCGCTCTACACCGCGTTGTTCCTGGGGCCCACCGGGGTGGGCAAGACCGAGATCGTGCGGGCCCTGGCCAGGGCCCTGCATGGCGATGCCGATGCCTTCTGCCGCATCGACATGAACACCCTGTCCCAGGAGCACTATGCCGCCGCGCTCACCGGGGCGCCGCCCGGCTACGTGGGGGCGAAGGAGGGCAACACCCTGTTCGACCAGGACAAGCTCGACGGCAGCCTCGGGCGCCCCGGCATCGTGCTCTTCGACGAGCTGGAAAAGGCCAGCCCGCAGGTGGTCCAGGCCCTGCTCAACGTGCTGGACAACGGCATGCTCACGGTGGCCTCGGGCGAGCGCAGCTACAGTTTTCGCAACAGCCTGATCTTCATGACCAGCAACCTCGCGGCCCGGGAGATCCAGGGCTACGACCAGCGCCGCAAGGGCTGGCTGGGCTGGTTGTTGCCCTCCACCGCGGCTTCACGGCATCGGGCGGTGGAGAAGCTGGTCAGGGCCCGCTTGCTCAAGGCTTTCGCCCCGGAGTTCGTCAACCGTATCGACAACATCATTACCTTCAACTGGATCGAGCGCGGCCTGGTGGAGCAGTTGGTGGCGCTTGAGGTGCAGCGGCTCAACCGGCGCCTGGAGAAACACCGCTGCAGCCTGGTGGCCACGCCCCAGGTGCTGGCCCATGTGGCCCGTGCCGGTTTCGACCGGCAGTTCGGCGCCCGTGCGTTGCGCCGCAGCGTGCGCCAGCATCTGGAAGTGCCCCTGGCCGAATTCCTCCTGGAGTACCACGCTCCGGTCATGGGCGAGCCGCCGGTGGTCTATGCGGCGCACATGGCGCAGGGCAGGATCGGGTTCAGCCGCCAGTAGCTGCGTTGAATTAGGAGATGTCATTCATGGTTTCACATCCGGACCAGCCCCAGATCGGGCTGCTGTTTTCCGAGACCGGCGTCACCGCCGACATCGAGCGTTCGCAGCGCTACGGCGCCTTGCTGGCTATCGAGCAACTGAACCGCCAGGGCGGCGTGGCCGGCCAGCCGATCCAGGCACTGGCGCGGGACCCCGGCGGCGACCCGGACCGCTATCGGCTGTACGCCGATGAGTTCATCCGCAACCACGGGATACGCCTGCTGGTGGGCTGCTACATGTCCCACACGCGCAAGGCGGTGATGCCGGTGGTGGAGCGCACCGACGCGCTGCTCTGCTACCCGACGCCCTACGAGGGTTTCGAATATTCGCCGAACATCATCTACGGCGGCCCGGCCCCGAACCAGAACAGCGCGCCGCTGGCGGCCTACCTGATCCGCCACTATGGGGAACGGGTGGTGTTCATCGGCTCGGACTACATCTACCCCCGGGAGAGCAACCATGTGATGCGCCACCTGTACCGCCAGCATGGCGGCACAGTGCTGGAGGAGATCTACATCCCGCTGTATCCCTCGGACGAGGACCTGGCGCGAGCCGTGGACCTGATCGTCAAGGCCCAGGCCGACGTGGTGTTCTCCACCGTGGTGGGCACCGGCACCGCCGAGCTGTACCGGGCCATTGCCCGGCGCTATGGCGACGCGCCCCGGCCCCGGATCGCCAGCCTGACCACCAGCGAGGCGGAGATCGCCAAGATGGGCAGCGAGGTGGCCGAGGGGCATGTGGTGGTCGCGCCGTATTTCTCCAGCATCGATACCCCGGCCAGCCGCGAGTTCGTCCGCGCCTGCAATGCCTTCTTTCCCGAGGACGTCAGCATCACCGCGTGGACCGAGGCGGCCTACTGCCAGACCCTGATGCTCGGCCGGGCCATGCAGGCGGCCCAGGGCTGGCGGGTGGAGCAGGTGCAGCCCGAGCTTTACCGCCAGCGCCTGGACGCCCCCCAGGGACCGATCTGGGTGGAGCAGCAGAACAACCACAGCCACCTGACCTCGCGCATCGCCGAGATCGATTCACGCGGGACGTTCCAGGTGCGCTGGCAATCCCCCGAGCCCATCCGGCCGGACCCCTACGTGGTGGTGCACAACCTGGACGACTGGTCCGCCAGCATGGGCGAGGGCTCGCACCGATGAGCGCCAACTCGATCCTCGGTTCCCTGCGCGAGCTGCAGGTGATGGTGCTGAACCCGCCCGGGGCCTTGAGCGATGCCCTGGTGTTGCAGCTGATCCGCATCGGTTGTTCGGTGCGCCAGATCTGGCCGCCACCCAAGCACTTCGACGTGCCGGTGGATGTGATCTTCACCGGTATCTTCCAGAACCATCACCACGAGCAGATCAGTGCGCTGGTCGGCAGCGGCTCGCCGCGCACCACCGTGGTGGCCCTGGTGGAGTACGAGAGCCCGGCGGTGCTGTCGCAGATCATCGAGCTGGAGTGCCACGGGGTGATCCTCCAGCTATTGGACGCGCACAAGATCCTGCCGGCGCTGGTCGCCGCGCGCCGGGTCAGCGAAGAGCTGTTCAAGCTCAAGCAGAAGCACGCGCAGTTGCAGGAACGCCTGGCCAGCCAGGTGGATATCAACCGGGCCAAGGTGCTGTTGATGCAACTGCACGGCTGGGAGGAAGGCCAGGCCCATGGATTCCTCTGCCAGGAGGCGATGAAGACCCGGGAGCCGATTCTCAAGGTCGCCCAGGACCTGCTGCGCCAGCACCCGGACAAATGAACCAAGAACAACAATAACGCGAGGGTATCGTCATGCTGCTTGGATTGATTCTGCTGTACGTGGGCGCCGTGCTGTTCGTCAACGGCATCTGGCTGATGGAGCGCATCAGTGGCAGGGAGGTCGCGGTGATCAATGCCCTGGTCGGCAGCCTGAGCCTGCTGGTGGCCCTGTACATGATCTTTCTCGCCGGCGAGGTGCGGGGCGGGGCGCTGACCCTGCTGTTCGCGTTCACCTACCTGTGGGTGGCGGCCAACCAGTGGCTGGGCAACGACGGTCGGGGGCTAGGCTGGTTCTGCCTATTCGTCAGCCTCACCGCGGCCACGGTGGCGATCCAGGCGCTGGGCGATCTGGGCGGGGCTTTCGGGGTGTGGAACGCGCTCAACTGGCTGGCCTGGACCCTGCTGTGGTTCACCTTCTTCCTGCTGCTGGGGCTGTCGCGCAAGATCCAGCGCCAGGTGGCGTTGTTGACCCTGGTGTGCGCGATCGGTACCGGCTGGATTCCCGGGCTGTTGATCCTCGGGCAGGTGCTCAAGCCCTAGGGGCGGCGCCCCCAGGGTAGCGGGATGGGGCTCAGTCGGCCCCGGCCAGCAACGCGTCGATACGCTGGTCCTTGTCGGTCCACAGCTGGTTGACCCAGTCCTGGACCTGCTGGCGGAACGCCGGGTCGTTCTCGTAGTCGCCGTGCCACAGAGCCGGGTCCAGCTCACGGGTGCGGATATCGATGATCACCTTGGGCACGTTGCCGCTGATCAAGTCCCAGAAGCCGGGAATGCGTTCCTGGGGGTAGACCACGGTGACGTCCAGCATGGCGTCCAGCTGTTCGCCCATGGCGGCCAGGACGAAGGCCACGCCGCCGGCCTTGGGCTTGAGCAGGTGGCGCAAGGGCGAGGCTTGCTGCTCGCGCTTGGCCGGGGTGAAGCGGGTGCCTTCCAGGTAGTTGACCACGGTCACCGGCTGGCGCTTGAACAGCTCGCAGGCGGCCTTGGTGATCTCCAGGTCCTTGCCTTGCAGTTCCGGGTGCCTGGCCAGGAAGGCCTTGCTGTAGCGCTTCATGAAGGGGTAGTCCAGCGCCCACCAGGCCAGGCCCAGGAACGGCACCCAGATCAGTTCCTTCTTGAGGAAGAACTTGAAGAACGGCGTGCGCCGGTTGAGGGTCTGGATCAGGGCCGGGATGTCGACCCAGGATTGGTGGTTGCTGACCACTAGGTACGAGGTGTCTTCACGCAGGCCTTCGCCACCGCGAATGTCCCAGCGGGTGGGGATGCAGGAGGCGAAGATCAGCTTGTCGATCTCGGCCCAGGTCTCGGCGATCCACATCACCGCGCCGGAGGCATAGTCCCGCAGGCGGCCCGGCAGGACCAGCTTGAGCAGGGCGAACACCATCAGGGGCCCGAACAGCACCAGGGTGTTGAGCAGAAGCAGCAGGGTGACGAGACAGCCGGTGAGCAGTCGGCGCATAAGGCACTCTTTACAATTTTTGGGGCGCGTAATGATAAGCAGCTTCGGCGAGCAGGCCAAATTCTAGTGTGCTGGCGAATGTTTCACCTGCGCTATGACAAGCTTTTTACAGTAACGCTCGGAACGGGCCGATCGTGCCCGAGGAAGCGGATAGCCTTTGCCGACTTTACGGATTTTCCCTGTTTCGCCACAGGCGCCTAATCGGCCGATACCCTCAATCGGAGCCTGTCCCATGAACCGCCCCCTGGACCCAGCCGCCCTGGCGGCCTATTTCGATAGCCAATACAACGCCCGGGCCAGCGTCGCCGATTATGCCCAGTACCCGCGCCTGTACCGAGCGCTATCGGACGCCGCCCATGCCCGTACACCTTGTCATCGCGATGTGGCCTACGGCAGTGGAGCCAACGAGCGACTGGATATCTTTCCGGCAGCGCAGAGCGGGGCACCGGTGCTGCTGTTCATCCATGGCGGTTACTGGCGCGCGCTGTCGAAGGCCGACTCGGCGTTCATGGCTCCGGCACTCACCGCTGCCGGGGCCTGTGTGGTGGTGCTGGACTACGACCTGGCGCCCGCCGTGACCC
It contains:
- a CDS encoding AAA family ATPase, giving the protein MPFLTDMLEQSQRRQAQDQALASENRADAPLAQAHLASQAALHSRYRFDIEAIMASLRAEILGQDQALRSVQDMLRVVRADITDPRRPLYTALFLGPTGVGKTEIVRALARALHGDADAFCRIDMNTLSQEHYAAALTGAPPGYVGAKEGNTLFDQDKLDGSLGRPGIVLFDELEKASPQVVQALLNVLDNGMLTVASGERSYSFRNSLIFMTSNLAAREIQGYDQRRKGWLGWLLPSTAASRHRAVEKLVRARLLKAFAPEFVNRIDNIITFNWIERGLVEQLVALEVQRLNRRLEKHRCSLVATPQVLAHVARAGFDRQFGARALRRSVRQHLEVPLAEFLLEYHAPVMGEPPVVYAAHMAQGRIGFSRQ
- the amiC gene encoding aliphatic amidase expression-regulating protein AmiC, producing MVSHPDQPQIGLLFSETGVTADIERSQRYGALLAIEQLNRQGGVAGQPIQALARDPGGDPDRYRLYADEFIRNHGIRLLVGCYMSHTRKAVMPVVERTDALLCYPTPYEGFEYSPNIIYGGPAPNQNSAPLAAYLIRHYGERVVFIGSDYIYPRESNHVMRHLYRQHGGTVLEEIYIPLYPSDEDLARAVDLIVKAQADVVFSTVVGTGTAELYRAIARRYGDAPRPRIASLTTSEAEIAKMGSEVAEGHVVVAPYFSSIDTPASREFVRACNAFFPEDVSITAWTEAAYCQTLMLGRAMQAAQGWRVEQVQPELYRQRLDAPQGPIWVEQQNNHSHLTSRIAEIDSRGTFQVRWQSPEPIRPDPYVVVHNLDDWSASMGEGSHR
- a CDS encoding ANTAR domain-containing response regulator, producing the protein MSANSILGSLRELQVMVLNPPGALSDALVLQLIRIGCSVRQIWPPPKHFDVPVDVIFTGIFQNHHHEQISALVGSGSPRTTVVALVEYESPAVLSQIIELECHGVILQLLDAHKILPALVAARRVSEELFKLKQKHAQLQERLASQVDINRAKVLLMQLHGWEEGQAHGFLCQEAMKTREPILKVAQDLLRQHPDK
- a CDS encoding AmiS/UreI family transporter, with the translated sequence MLLGLILLYVGAVLFVNGIWLMERISGREVAVINALVGSLSLLVALYMIFLAGEVRGGALTLLFAFTYLWVAANQWLGNDGRGLGWFCLFVSLTAATVAIQALGDLGGAFGVWNALNWLAWTLLWFTFFLLLGLSRKIQRQVALLTLVCAIGTGWIPGLLILGQVLKP
- a CDS encoding acyltransferase → MRRLLTGCLVTLLLLLNTLVLFGPLMVFALLKLVLPGRLRDYASGAVMWIAETWAEIDKLIFASCIPTRWDIRGGEGLREDTSYLVVSNHQSWVDIPALIQTLNRRTPFFKFFLKKELIWVPFLGLAWWALDYPFMKRYSKAFLARHPELQGKDLEITKAACELFKRQPVTVVNYLEGTRFTPAKREQQASPLRHLLKPKAGGVAFVLAAMGEQLDAMLDVTVVYPQERIPGFWDLISGNVPKVIIDIRTRELDPALWHGDYENDPAFRQQVQDWVNQLWTDKDQRIDALLAGAD